One Leptospira wolbachii serovar Codice str. CDC genomic region harbors:
- the fsa gene encoding fructose-6-phosphate aldolase — protein MNLFLDTANIDEIKKVHELGLLDGITTNPSIIAKSGRKFTEVIKEICSFVKGPVSAEVLATDAPTMIKEGLELSKIAENVVVKVPLIPEGIKAVKAFSEQGIQTNVTLCFTANQALLAAKAGASYISPFVGRLDDIGYDGLELISEIRDIYDNYGIETQILAASVRHPIHFKEVALRGADCVTLPYSVFEMLFKHPLTDSGLAKFVEDSKKLNW, from the coding sequence ATGAATTTATTTTTAGACACAGCCAACATAGACGAAATTAAAAAAGTCCATGAACTTGGTCTCCTAGATGGGATCACCACGAACCCATCCATCATCGCAAAATCCGGCCGTAAGTTCACGGAAGTCATCAAAGAAATTTGTAGTTTTGTAAAAGGTCCTGTGAGTGCCGAAGTTCTTGCAACAGACGCACCAACTATGATCAAAGAAGGTTTAGAGCTTTCTAAAATTGCAGAAAACGTAGTCGTAAAGGTTCCACTCATCCCAGAAGGAATCAAAGCTGTGAAAGCATTCTCCGAACAAGGAATCCAAACCAACGTAACCCTTTGTTTCACCGCTAACCAAGCCCTACTTGCAGCCAAAGCTGGTGCCAGTTATATCTCTCCATTTGTGGGTCGTTTGGATGATATTGGATATGATGGATTGGAACTCATTTCTGAGATCCGAGATATTTATGACAACTACGGAATCGAAACACAAATCCTTGCAGCATCGGTTCGCCACCCCATCCACTTCAAAGAAGTAGCTCTTCGTGGTGCTGACTGTGTCACATTACCTTATTCTGTGTTTGAAATGCTTTTCAAACACCCACTCACTGATAGTGGCCTTGCAAAGTTTGTAGAAGATTCAAAAAAACTAAACTGGTAA
- a CDS encoding HPP family protein, translating to MRFAIWSLISSTVSIWSILAITNLSGHSLLIGSFGATAVLLFAVPDAPLSQPRNLIGGHLISATIAVILVATLGTNFFTIGFSVGLSIFVMYWTHTLHPPGGATAMIGVLGGVGVDFILFPVLIGVLILLVNALVVNNLVHHRKYPVVWF from the coding sequence TTGCGGTTTGCGATATGGAGTTTGATTAGCAGTACTGTATCGATCTGGTCCATTCTTGCCATTACAAATTTGTCCGGACATTCGCTTCTCATTGGTTCGTTCGGGGCAACGGCAGTGCTTTTATTTGCCGTGCCAGATGCGCCTCTTTCCCAACCCAGAAATTTAATTGGGGGACATTTGATTTCCGCGACCATAGCGGTGATTCTTGTTGCTACACTCGGAACCAATTTTTTCACCATTGGATTTTCTGTGGGACTTTCGATTTTTGTAATGTATTGGACTCACACCTTACATCCACCAGGTGGTGCGACGGCTATGATTGGTGTGCTTGGAGGGGTAGGAGTGGATTTTATCTTATTTCCGGTTCTAATCGGAGTTTTGATTCTACTTGTAAATGCTCTTGTTGTGAATAATTTGGTCCACCACCGAAAGTATCCGGTGGTGTGGTTTTAG